TGCTTTATTTAAGATTTTATCTTATAAAGGAAATATGGTAAACAAAGAGGCAATGCCtacaaagaagaagcttcgCGTGTTGGGCTTTATGCTGCTCGATCGATGGCTTCTAGGCCTCCGTTCAGGGCTTTGAAGCCGTTCTGTGCAGAGTCTTGCATATGTCTGTCGTCTGTAAAGTTTGCAAGCCTGATCGAGTGGAAGAAGTCCAGTTCGGCGTGGACAAAACCTGCTTCTTTGGGTCGGAAACGGTAAGTAGAAGGACCTTTAGGATGCTCAGCTCAAGTGGGATCTTGAAACTGCAGATAATTAGCCTGAGATCTCCTGTAAAACTCTTGCTATATGACGAACATTTACTGCATCCAGATCCAAACCCTGGAATGCCCGACTTCTCCAGGTTTATCCTTACGGCGAACCAGCAGATGCGAGGCTGCGCTCCAGATAATCGAATTTATTTCCCGTCTGTAAGCGGTAGGCGACGCTTTCAATGGCTCTGCAGCGGCAATCTAAGATCAGGCAGGAAAGCATGAACAAGCATCTGATCCATCTGATCAGAGTGTAGCAACCGTGGAACAAGTGAGCTGGAGGACTGGCACCGGTTTGCTTACCGGAAAATATAATGATTTTGTTTTCGGGTGTCAGCAGTAAGATTTCCGTCGCTTTGAAAAAACCAGCAGTCATGTCAGAGATAAAACTCGAATACTGAGCCTATGTGAAGCCATTATAGGGCCATGTCACCGTGATCTGCAAGATTTCTTGCGTTCCAGTACAGACTGTGCGATGGCGAACAATTTCATGACTAGCTGTCATAATAAAACGCAATGTCATGTTGGTAGTACGTCCCCATagaaagatgaagtttTGATGGCAGCTTGTTCTCTGAAGGAGCCATAGGGTGTCCATCATGGCAGTAAAGCCATACGGAGCTCTTTGCAAGGAGAGATCTGTGTAATTTCATGAGCTTTGCTAAATTCACAAAGAAAATCCAACTGCTAACGCTCACTCGACACCAGTTTATTGAGTTCTGCCAGATCTGGACGCTCGCTTTGCATCACTGGAAAGCTGAACAAAATGTTGTTAGTTGAACCGCCATGGTGGCTTTGGtagattgaaaagcttctcTCCCTTTAACACTTCCACCAGATCCCGCTTCTTTGAGTAACCTTGTAAGGATACGGCATGGTCAACTGGTTAATAACGGCTGTTGAGTATTCTTCAGTCTGTTGCTAAACGGATGTACCCATATGCTTGAGACTCACTATCTTCCAGAGCGATCTAACGTCTTAGTAGCACACATAGCATCATCTCCAAATTGCATGCTATTTCGaccattcttctcaattGCTGATAAAGGCATCAAGACGCCGACAGAATATCACTTCGGCACAACATTAAAGACATTTCAAATTacacttcaagatatcCTGGAATGACACACCATGAAACTCTCGAACATGAGGAATGTAGAGAGTTTTCCATACATCCAGTGTATAGGTTCGTCTCCAGCCCAGTGACTTGGTCGCAAGCTCAAAATCTAAGCAGAGAATTACAAGTAGACGGCGTAAACGCCGGTTATCGTACTCGGCAATTTCTCAACTTGTGCCCACTTCAAGGTGAGAAGTCAGTGTAAACCAAAGCAATAATTAAAGCCTAAAATGATGAATTCAGATAAGGAAAAATTCTCTATACTATTGATCACCTTAAAGCGGTTAAGCCGGTTGGCTTTTGTAGTATTTATCGTTTTTCGAACTTGGCCAGTTTATGTTGTACTGTGCCAGTTTTCGATTTACTGTCGCTGTAAAGAAAAATGACGTATAAGGTACTCGGTTTAGCCAACAGACAAGACTGTAAGCTTGAAAACCATAGATAGAAGGTGATAGTTAGCAAAGATGTTCCCTGGTAGAGCTCACAACACGTATAGCAACGTTAGGAATGATGGTGGGTATTCGAGGCCTCAATGCCCACCGCCTGGCAATGAACAAATGGATTACTCGAGGCCTGCAGCACCTCCTCCATCGTCGTATGGTGAATATCAGCGTCCCATGGCACCTCCTCCGCGAGGTAATCGGGATGGATATCACGATGGACCACAGCAGTATGCCCAGCCGTCAGTAAACATGGCACAACCACCACAGCAGATGCAGTCTGTTCAGGGTATCGAAAATGCATTTCAATATTCTCAATGTACGGGGAAGCGTAAAGCCCTACTCGTCGGTATTAATTATATTGGGACCAGAAATCAGTTGAGGGGCTGTATTAACGACGCTCACAATATGTTCAACTTCTTAACCAGCCGTTATGGGTACAATCCGAACGACATCGTAATGTTGACTGACGACCAACAGGACACAGTACGTTTGCCTCTGAAATCTAATATTATCAGAGCTATGCAATGGCTTGTCAAGGATGCGAGGCCCAACGATTCGTTATTTTTCCATTACTCTGGCCATGGTGGACAAACTAAGGATTTAGACGGTGATGAGGACGACGGAATGGACGACGTCATCTATCCATTGGACTTCGAGTCGCAGGGATACCTTGTGGATGATGTCATGCACGATATCATGGTTAAACCATTGCCTCCAGGTGCAAGATTGACAGCTCTGTTTGACTCTTGTCATTCAGGAACGGTGCTGGACCTGCCATACACGTATTCTACCAAAGGTGTGGTTAAAGAGCCGAACGTTTGGAAAGACGTGGGTCAGGATGGTTTGCAAGCGGCCATGGCATACGCTGTCGGGAACCGATCTGCCCTGGTAAGTTCTCTTGGATCTATTGCGAGCTCGGTTAAGAACAAGGTCGGAGGGAATGTTGATCGTGAGCGTGTTAAACAGATCAAATTCTCTCCCGCTGATGTGATCATGTTTTCTGGTTCAAAAGACAGTCAAACTTCTGCTGATGCGACAGAAAATGGTCAAGCCACGGGCGCTATGTCGTATGCATTTGTTAAAGTACTAACTTTGCAGCCGCAGCAATCGTACCTATCGCTATTGCAAAACATGAGACAAGAGTTGATGTCTAAATACACACAGAAACCCCAATTGTCATCTTCTCATCCGATCGATGTCAACTTGCAATTCATCTTATGACGTCAAGAAATACCGTCTCAGTCGCTAGTGTCATGTTTCTTTAAGTTACATATGAAAGTTACTATTTACCAATGACTAGAATGCGTTCATGATTCAGAAAATCTTTGACGAGAAGATTATGCCTCGGTCTTTTTTTCACTGTCTTGAGTTCTTTTGGCttccaattccttcttgatttgcTCCTCTTTTTTGCTGAAATCAAGTTCAAGCTCCTTTAACTCTTTCTCAACCAAAGCGATGTTCTTCTCAGTTTGTTCATCTTGCTTCGACAAAAAGTCTTCGTGCTTGCTCTTCAGTTGTTCCACGGTAGCGGGGACTTCCTCTTTGGAAATTGGGACAGTGACGTCCAATTCTGCGAGAGTAGCAATCAAAGTTGGCTGCAAACTGAACTTGCCGTCAGCAGCTTCGGTAATGGAAGCATTGTCGCCATTCGtctgttgcttcttcttgtgtTTTTTGGACTTGGAAGGAGCAGTATTGGTGAAAACatcatccttcttcttggagaccAAGACCAAATCGTCGTTTTCGGCTCTTCTTACAGCTTGAGGAGCGCTagccttcttttcttcaccaaaaatgtctttctttggtttctcATACGTTGGATCTAGAGCCAACAAGGCATTTTCGATAGCTTCGATCTCGTAGGTGAAAGCTGGCATTTTGGCGTGCAACAACTTTTCTTGCACCTTCCCGATAGCAATgtccttctcctccaacAGCTTGGACAGCTTCTGGTCCTCCTCACGTTTCAAACGTTCCATCTCCAACTTTTGcttgaaagatttgaaTTCATTATCGAAGTCGGATCTGATCTTTCTGATCTGAGCATAAATCTCATCACGCTTCTTGTACAATGCAGCACGCTTGTTGAAAAGCACCTGTCTCTTGTCATAGACACCTTGCGCTTTGGATTGCAAGCTGTTCAATTTTTCTTGCGTTTCTTCGAACTTAGCAGATACTTCCTTAGGGTTCAAGTGattcagctcttccttcaattcAGCAATCTTGGCTCTGTCGTCATCCATAGACTTCTTCACCGGCTCAATGGCAACGAGATCCTTGTTCAGCTTGTTCAGAGCCTGCATCTCTTTGACTAACAACTTTTCTTGCACCAAAGACAACTCACCAGAGGCAATTTGATCCTCGATCTCAGATATTCTTTGCTTGACCTCGCCTGGAGTTGAGTATTTAGCCTTCTTGCCAAGCTTTTCGTTGATTTCACTCGtttttctcttgatgtGACCatccaattgcttgatctgCTCATGAATCGCGTTTCTGCGACTCTTCAAGTCTGCCTGCGtcttgatgatcttcttaGTCTCCTCTTGcaacttcttcctctccGATTGAGTTGAATCAGCGGTCTGATTCTCATCGATCTGCTTTCTCAACAAGGCGATCTCGCCatcaatttttttcaattgacCGTTTAGACCTTCCAATTTCTTATCTCTGGCTCCAACATCAGGTTTCTTGTACTTGTattgttgttgttggctCGACATCTTTACTTCAATGCTCTCAGACACCTCCAATCCCAGCTATAGCCCACAATTGACTCCTGTTCAGCTATCAAGTTACTCATATAAGTGGTTCCTCGAGCTATGGCGtgtctttttttttcaactgtTCGTATAAAGCGACTGAAATTTTCACtactgaaaaattcaaagtTAtctcgatgagatgcttAAATGACAGTTAATGAAGAAGCCGTAACGGGATAATTGGCCGGTATGAGCTCAGCATATGCAGAAATTGTGAAAGGACTGAGCGACAATGACGTTTTGGAGCTTTTTCCCGAAGTGATTCCGTTGAAAAAGAGGCCTAATACGCATTCGAGcgattcttcagcagaaGACGCTAAGGATAAGGTGTTCTTTGGTCATGACGATGAGCAGATTAGATTGATGAACGAGAACTGCATTGTTTTAGATTGGAACGATGAAGCGATTGGTGCCGGAACGAAGAAATTGTGTCATTTGATGAGTAACATTGAAAAGGGTTTGCTTCACCGTGCTTTCTCTGTGTTTCTGTTTAACGAACGCGGAGAGCTGTTACTGCAGCAGCGTGCATCGGAGAAGATCACGTTCCCCGACTTATGGACCAACACCTGCTGCTCGCACCCGCTATGTGTGGACGATGAGCTGGGCGTGGATGGAAGTCTTGCGGAGAAAGTTCAAGGCGCTATCAATGCGGCTGTGAGGAAACTGGAGCATGAGCTGGGGATCCCACAGTCAGAGACGCGGACCAGGGGTCGCTTCCACTTCCTGAACAGAATCCATTACATGGCGCCAAGTAACGAACCTTGGGGCGAACACGAAATAGACTACATCCTGTTCTACAGGCTCTGCAAGGGCCAGGAGCTAAGTGTCGCCCCAAA
Above is a genomic segment from Torulaspora globosa chromosome 1, complete sequence containing:
- the MCA1 gene encoding Ca(2+)-dependent cysteine protease MCA1 (ancestral locus Anc_8.608) produces the protein MFPGRAHNTYSNVRNDGGYSRPQCPPPGNEQMDYSRPAAPPPSSYGEYQRPMAPPPRGNRDGYHDGPQQYAQPSVNMAQPPQQMQSVQGIENAFQYSQCTGKRKALLVGINYIGTRNQLRGCINDAHNMFNFLTSRYGYNPNDIVMLTDDQQDTVRLPLKSNIIRAMQWLVKDARPNDSLFFHYSGHGGQTKDLDGDEDDGMDDVIYPLDFESQGYLVDDVMHDIMVKPLPPGARLTALFDSCHSGTVLDLPYTYSTKGVVKEPNVWKDVGQDGLQAAMAYAVGNRSALVSSLGSIASSVKNKVGGNVDRERVKQIKFSPADVIMFSGSKDSQTSADATENGQATGAMSYAFVKVLTLQPQQSYLSLLQNMRQELMSKYTQKPQLSSSHPIDVNLQFIL
- the BFR1 gene encoding Bfr1p (ancestral locus Anc_8.609), with translation MSSQQQQYKYKKPDVGARDKKLEGLNGQLKKIDGEIALLRKQIDENQTADSTQSERKKLQEETKKIIKTQADLKSRRNAIHEQIKQLDGHIKRKTSEINEKLGKKAKYSTPGEVKQRISEIEDQIASGELSLVQEKLLVKEMQALNKLNKDLVAIEPVKKSMDDDRAKIAELKEELNHLNPKEVSAKFEETQEKLNSLQSKAQGVYDKRQVLFNKRAALYKKRDEIYAQIRKIRSDFDNEFKSFKQKLEMERLKREEDQKLSKLLEEKDIAIGKVQEKLLHAKMPAFTYEIEAIENALLALDPTYEKPKKDIFGEEKKASAPQAVRRAENDDLVLVSKKKDDVFTNTAPSKSKKHKKKQQTNGDNASITEAADGKFSLQPTLIATLAELDVTVPISKEEVPATVEQLKSKHEDFLSKQDEQTEKNIALVEKELKELELDFSKKEEQIKKELEAKRTQDSEKKTEA
- the IDI1 gene encoding isopentenyl-diphosphate delta-isomerase IDI1 (ancestral locus Anc_8.610), whose translation is MSSAYAEIVKGLSDNDVLELFPEVIPLKKRPNTHSSDSSAEDAKDKVFFGHDDEQIRLMNENCIVLDWNDEAIGAGTKKLCHLMSNIEKGLLHRAFSVFLFNERGELLLQQRASEKITFPDLWTNTCCSHPLCVDDELGVDGSLAEKVQGAINAAVRKLEHELGIPQSETRTRGRFHFLNRIHYMAPSNEPWGEHEIDYILFYRLCKGQELSVAPNVNEVRDSKWVSAEQLKQMFSDPNLKFTPWFKLICESYLFQWWEQLSDLSKVENDPRIHRML